A stretch of DNA from Pygocentrus nattereri isolate fPygNat1 chromosome 14, fPygNat1.pri, whole genome shotgun sequence:
CATTCTAGCTtaccaattagcatcatacaAACTGCCTAAATGATTACACATTTTTCTCAAAGCTTCAGCTTCCAGATGGCTGTTAGAACTGTTTTTAGCTAGGCAGTGTAGTTTATCACACAAAAGGTTCAGACAGATTtcaattatttctttattttagatGAAGCAGTGTGGATGAAGGGCTTCCGCTAAACGCTTAGCCTGTTCCTGACTGAACACAAATACTGTGCATAAATGAGAAAGACTGGCTGAGGTCACATTATGCCTTCTGTTCATTTACTGTACAGACATCTGTTCATTGTATGGAATAATTGATTACGTTTTTGCTTGCAGGTGCAGCTCAACTGGTATGAATATGTGCTACTTTAGCAGTGCTTATAGGGAGGATGGAAACATCTGCTTTTCCTCCCATGAAGAAAATACTTTAAAAGTGCTTCGTTCTCTATAGTATCCCATGGGAGGGCTTTGCTCCATTTTCCAGTAAATTCTTAACCAAAGCAACTAGCTAGCCAAGATGAGCTATAACACAGGTAAGCGTTGTTTTATCTGGAATTAGCTCTTGCCTTTGCAGTAGCTTTTCTTCCGGAGGTCCACACAAGTTTATTATGGGTTTCTTAGTATTATTAACCAGTTATGTAAAATtgcaaattaattttattaggtTTAAGTATTGCTAACACATGAAATTCATTTTAGCTCTCAccaaacaacttttttttgtctgcCTTATAATGTATCTTAACATGTGCCAATAGTTATAACAAATTTTATATACCATATCGGTATATGATCTATACATGCAGCAAAGCATTATTTTGAACTAGCTTTAGTTAAGTATTCTTAACAGTACTTCATAATATCACTAGACAGTGATCCAAATGAGGTAAGACTGCATTGCTGAATAGggtataaacacatttttataacCCACAGGCCTCTTTTCATTTCTACTATATTTTCTATGTGCTTTGACTTTGCCTGCCCTGTGTCAttcttcagttccctctggTGACGAAATGAAGTACTGCAAGTGGAGATGGAGGAAAATtagatattatttatttttgccttaTTAAAAAAggaatacagaaagaaaatactggcttttaaaaGGATATTTGGGCACAGGtataatacacaatataaaataattctgCTCAATTTCACAGACACTGAGTCTATAGTTAAGTCTAGCGATTAAATCTAGTGGAGGCAAAAACATAGCACCATTTCATCatttaaagaatgaaaaaaatatatataacaaaagTTCTTTTTTGGTTTATCACACAGAAATAAGTACAATTTCAAGTCATCAACAAACAAATTCCCTTTGAGAGCATACTTCTAGATATGAGATACTGggtaaaacacaacacaagcataAAAGATGATGTATACTCGTCCTCCATTTCTCTCCCTTGTGGTCAGCATCGAAATGTGGGGCCTTCATTGACAACATTTCAACATTCATATTTACAAAAGCTATGTAAAAGTGACATAAATAGAATCACAAGCCACAGACAGTTTGGCATATCATCCTCTAGGAGCTTCACGACTTGTTACTTTCCTTGATCACATTTGACATTAATACGCAGGCCGGGAGGAGAAGGCCATTTGAGTCTGTGGACTGAGCATGATTCTCAGTGATTACATGGGAGGAGCCTCTGCCCAGCCCTCATTCCTTCTTCCTCAGAATGATGTAGATGAAACCACTAATCAGAGTGAGAGGGAACGCCAGCCAGGCCAGCACAAAGGCGTAGCCGTACGAGTGTTCAGCATTGTGCTCATCTGGACTCATCACTGTGTAGATTATTGCTCCACTCATTACGAAGAGacctgagagagggagaataagacagacagagaaaatgagaatgaGTCAATGAGAGGGGACACACCTACTCAAGGTTTTTTGCGCAATGATAACAGATACTTATAAACTGGCTGAAATGAGGGGTTATACTCACTGGAGAGGACCTGGAAGACGGCAGTGAAGAGGAATCGACCACCCTTGGCAAGGGTGAAGAGCTGGCACAGGAAGAAGATGAAGGAGAGCATGCAGAAGAGGGTGGCCAGTACCATCAGAGCCTGCACTGCCTGCAGCCAGTCTGAATTACAAACAGGGAGATAAAACACTAGACCTGAAATTCTGCACATTAAATACACTGGTGAAAAAGATGTTTGTGTTGATAAGATGGTCTTGTAAATAACCTTGAAGACTCTTTCATATATTTTGCAGTACTATACTATGCAAAACCATTGACCTTCCAAAACATACAAACTTTGTAAAGACAGGGCTTACCTGCATCATGGGCACCTAGGCAGTTATATCCTCCATTGATTGTCTGGCAATCATACCACAGGTCATAACTTCTGGCCCCAGCCATTCTCCAGGCCTGGATTACATGAGAAATTTCAAAGGATTTATCAATTAGTTTAGCAAACATGCAAGCCTGACTCATACAAATCACACCTAACACTCAACAAGGCCAGGCTGGGACGGAGCAACACTGAACACCAGGAAAAAGTTCAAACTCACGTTCACGGACGTAGAaattataagaataataatttcTGTGAGATGCAAGATGACAATTCCAACCAGAACGACCAGCATGGTTGTGTCGACCTGAGGAAGGCAAAAAGTGCATAAGCAGAGATGAATCGTGAGCCACCTCCCACTGTCTGCTCTACTCAAGTTAGTGTCCCATAGCACATTCAGTTCACCATCTGAACACCAGGGTGCGCTAACTTCAAATGACTGTCACGGACGACATTAGTAAACAATCATTttctgtgaga
This window harbors:
- the pmp22a gene encoding peripheral myelin protein 22a, which encodes MLVVLVGIVILHLTEIIILIISTSVNAWRMAGARSYDLWYDCQTINGGYNCLGAHDADWLQAVQALMVLATLFCMLSFIFFLCQLFTLAKGGRFLFTAVFQVLSSLFVMSGAIIYTVMSPDEHNAEHSYGYAFVLAWLAFPLTLISGFIYIILRKKE